The sequence GCGGGAACACTGCGGCCTTGATCGCGAATCCGAGCAGCAGCATGATCTGCAGCAGCAGTCGCACCCCGGAGTCCACCTCGGCGAGCCGCTCGGCGAGATGGGCCATGTTCAAGGTGCCGGTGGCCGCGTAGATCAGCGCGATCGAGATCAAGAAGAGGATCGAGGACAGCAGCGAGACCACCACATAGATGGACCCGGCGCGTATTCGCTCCCCGGTACCACCGAGGGTGAGCAGCACGAAGCTGGCTGCGAGCAGGATCTCGAACCCGACGTACAGGTTGAACAGGTCACCGGACAGGAACGCCATCGACACCCCGGCCGCCAGCACCAGGTAGGTCGGGTGGTAGATCGCCACCGGGGCGCTCTCGTTCCCGTCCGCCAGGCCCTGGGCCAGGGAGTAGGCCAGCACGCCGAGCAGTACCAGCGCGGAGACCACCAGCATCAGCGCGGACAGCCGGTCGGCCACCAGACCGATGCCCACCGGCACCTGCCAGTCGCCCACCCCCATCACCTGCGGTCCGGCGGTGTGGGTGACGAAGATCAGTGCGACCGCCACCCCGAGCACGATGGCCAGCGCGCTGATCGAGATGATGCCCTGCGCACGGGAGCGGCGGGACACGGCCAGCGCCAGGCCGGCGGCCACCAAGGGCACCACGACGGGCAGGGGAAGGAGCCAGGTCATCGGTCTCCTCCCGTGATCGGTCCGCCAGCGGTGCTGTCCGGAGTGTGCGCCGCGGGCTGTTCTTCGGCACCGAGGGGAGTCTCCTCGGTCTCGTCCCGGGCCTCGGCTGCCTCTGCCTGAAGGTCGGAACCGACGTCGTCGGTGCGGCTGTCCGCCTGACGCAGCGCCGCACGGCGGGCGATTCTGCGGTCCTCGAGGTCATCCTGCACCTCGTCGTGACCGTGCAACTGCCACGACCGGTAGGCCATCGCCAACACGAACGCGGTCAGCCCCAGGTTGATCACGATCGCAGTGAGCACCATCGCCTGGGGCAGCGGGTCGGCCATGTCCTCGGGCGCAGTGGTGCCGACCAGCGGCGGGCCACCGGCCGCACCGCCGGCGATCAGGAACAGCACATTCACGCCGTTACTGATCAGGGTCACGCCGAGGACCACGCGGGACAGGCTCCGCTCGAGCAGCAGGTACACCCCGGTGCCGACCAGGACGCCGACCACCAGCACCAGCGCCAAGGAGGGACTCATCTCGATATTCACGGCGCCCTCCTCTCTGCCCGCTGCGGTGCCTCGCTCCGACGCACCTCGTACCTCGGCGCACCTACGCGGGGGCTCCTCACGGTCATTCGGTCCCGTTGCTCTGCCCGCTGCGGTGCCTCGCTCCGGCGCACCTCGTACCTCGGCGCACCTACGCGGGGGCTCCTCACGGTCATTCGGAACCACCGCCGCCGCCGGTGTGCACCAGGTCAGGTTCGGCATCGTCGGCGGTGCTGCGCGGGGAGTCGTGCGCCACATCGGGTGCGGCCTGGCCGGCGGCCTCGCCCTGCCGGTCCACTTCGGACCCCAGCGAGCGGAGCACGTCCAGGATCAGACCCACCACCACGAGGAACACGCCGATGTCGAAGAACAGCGTGGTGACCAGGTGCACCTCGCCGAGGATGCCGAGGTTGAAGTCGATCGCTACCGACTGCAGCACCGCGCCACCGAAGAACATCGGCACCACACCGGCGCCTGCGGAAAGGAACAGACCGGAGCCGAGCAGCGCACCCGGCAGCACCGGAACGGCCTCGCCGAGCTCATAGCGGCCGCCGGCGAGATAGCGCACGGTCAGCGCGATACCCACCACCAGGCCGGCGACAAACCCGCCACCAGGAGCGTTGTGCCCGGAGAAGAGGAGGAACACCGCGAAGACCAGCATGGTGTGGAAGACGATCCGAGTGGCCACCTCGAAGATCACCGAACGCCGATAGGGCGGCAGCGCCACTTCGGAAGGCAGCCAACGGCGGTTCCGCCGGGCGTCCTTGTTGGCGGCGGCGAGGCCGCGCAGCCGGGCGGCGACATCCTCGCCGGGCGGCACCGGCCAGACCGACGGGGCGCTCGGCTTGAAGTCCCGCACGCGGTCCACACCACGCGATCGGGCCCGGAGGAACACCAAGGAGGCCACTCCGGTGGCCGCCACCAGGAGTACGGCGATCTCGCCCATGGTGTCCCAGGCGCGGATGTCCACCAGGGTTACGTTCACGATGTTCTTGCCGTGGCCGTACTCGTAAGCCTCCTCCGGGAAGAACTGGGCAATCGGTTCCGCCACCCGCGCGTTCGGCACCACCAGCGCGAGCA is a genomic window of Ruania zhangjianzhongii containing:
- a CDS encoding Na(+)/H(+) antiporter subunit C; the encoded protein is MSPSLALVLVVGVLVGTGVYLLLERSLSRVVLGVTLISNGVNVLFLIAGGAAGGPPLVGTTAPEDMADPLPQAMVLTAIVINLGLTAFVLAMAYRSWQLHGHDEVQDDLEDRRIARRAALRQADSRTDDVGSDLQAEAAEARDETEETPLGAEEQPAAHTPDSTAGGPITGGDR